One genomic window of Nicotiana sylvestris chromosome 10, ASM39365v2, whole genome shotgun sequence includes the following:
- the LOC138879422 gene encoding uncharacterized protein, giving the protein MNGFTLAKKILRAGYFWRTMEIDCIKYVQQCHQCQIHADMIGVPPNKLNTTTSPLPFSAWGMDVIGPFECVASNWHRFILVAIDYFTKWVEATSYKAATKKHEKLPITLLGYCTTLRTSTGATPYLLVYGTEAVIPAEVEIPSLKIIQEDKLSNAEWVQSRYEQPTLVDRKRMNAVFHSQLYQNIMATTFNKKGQRPRQFTLGQLVLKRIFTHQDEAKGKFSPNWQGPYMVH; this is encoded by the exons ATGAATGGTTTCaccttagccaagaagatactaagaGCAGGGTATTTCTGGAGGACTATGGAAATAGATTGCATCAAGTATGTTCAGCAGTGTCACCAATGCCAAATACATGCTGACATGATAGGAGTACCACCCAACAAACTCAACACAACAACTTCACCCTTGCCTTTCTccgcttggggtatggatgtcatcggcCCATTCGAATGTGTTGCTTCAAAttggcataggttcattctggtggccatagactacttcacaaaatgggttgaagcaacatcttatAAAGCTGCAACTAAAAAG CATGAGAAGCTTCCAATTACTTTGCTTGGATATTGTACCACActtcgcacatcaactggggcaactccctacctactggtttatggtactgaagcGGTTATCCCTgccgaagtagaaatcccttctctaAAAATCATACAAGAAGATAAGCTCAGCAATGCAGAATGGGTACAGAGCCGCTATGAACAACCAACTCTCGTTGATaggaagagaatgaatgcagtatttcacagtcaactctaccagaacaTAATGGCAACAACTTTCAACAAAAAAGGTCAAAGACCAAGGCAATTCACACTGGGGCAATTGGTGCTAAAGAGAATCTTCAcacatcaggatgaagccaaggggaagttctcacccaactggcaaggtccctacatggttcattaa
- the LOC138879423 gene encoding uncharacterized protein — protein sequence MPTGKLAKWKILLSEFDIVYVTQKAIKGQALVDHLAENLVDGKYKPLKMYFPDKGVSFVGDNITETYDGWRMFFDEATNFKGVGIRAILVSEIGKNYLVIGEWDMKNTKILPYLHCVRKLIKRFAKIEFKHVPRIQNEFSDALTTLSSMIKHPDKNFIDLIPIRIHEQSA from the exons atgcctacaggTAAGTTAGCAAAGTGGAAAatattgttgagtgagtttgacattgtctacgtaactcagaaagcaatcaaagggcaagcattggtAGATCATCTGGCAGAAAATCTCGTGGACGGAAAATACAAAccattgaaaatgtattttcccgataagggggtatcatttgtaggagataATATCACCGAgacatatgatggttggagaatgttcttcgatgaaGCAACAAACTTCAAAGGGGTGGGTATCAGAGCTATCTTAGTATCAGAGATCGGCAAAAACTATCTG GTTATAGGGGAATGGGATATGAAGAACACTAAAATATTGCCATATTTGCACTGTGTACGAAAATTGATCAAGAGGTTCGCAAAGATAGagttcaaacatgttccaagGATTCAGAATGAGTTTTCAGATGCGTTAACCACTTTGTCCTCCATGATAAAacacccagacaagaacttcattgatcttATCCCAATAAGAATCCATGAGCAGTCGGCTTAA